From a single Nakaseomyces glabratus chromosome F, complete sequence genomic region:
- the RNA14 gene encoding cleavage polyadenylation factor subunit RNA14 (CAGL0F06479g~Ortholog(s) have RNA binding, protein heterodimerization activity and role in mRNA polyadenylation, pre-mRNA cleavage required for polyadenylation, regulation of mRNA 3'-end processing, response to DNA damage checkpoint signaling) has protein sequence MSTTNEETQANASKDYSEDALKMSYAAQPLDIMRALKLIEYYESKDDYDNSRKLYAELHERFPLYSPLWTMHLQSELQRNEFDTVEKLLAQCLAGDLENNDLSLWSTYLDYVRRKNNLITGGQEARAVVIKAFKLVMDKCATFEPKASSFWNDYLGFLHQWKPMNKWEEQQRLDMIREVYKKMLCVPFDKLEKMWNQYTLWEQETNTLTARKFIGELSADYMKARSIYQELLNVTANIRRTSPLNLRTANKNNIPQYVLPCKKNDHTQLEAWLKWIAWEKENKLELTEDALKDRVTYVYKQAIQQLLFEPEIWYDYVMYEFDNDAARKNILKVALQANPTSPTLTFKLAECYEVENKSEEVQNCFEKTIDELLRQYKNDNGNDELSSDIIWERKTLTYIYCIYMNTMKRLSGLSAARAVFGKCRKLKKAMTHDIYVENAYLEFQNQNDHKTASKVLELGLKYFGDDGEYINKYMDFLSLLNRGSQMKTLFETSIEKVEDLRQLKKIYVKMIGYESKYGNLNNVYQLEKRFFEKFPDTDLIQLFSTRYKIQDDNKIKNLELTYKLPDIISSDGDPSGVDKSFKKRQIENDENLPDSKRQKSQPLLPKEILDILAVLPKKQYFKNAFLDPSNLVNYLNEQVKLADEEN, from the coding sequence ATGTCAACCACAAATGAGGAAACACAGGCGAATGCGTCTAAAGATTATTCAGAGGATGCCCTGAAAATGAGTTATGCTGCCCAACCCTTGGATATTATGAGAGCACTAAAATTGATAGAATATTATGAGTCTAAAGACGACTATGACAATTCAAGGAAATTATACGCGGAATTGCACGAACGATTCCCTCTCTATTCACCATTATGGACAATGCATTTGCAAAGTGAATTACAAAGAAATGAATTTGATACAGTCGAGAAGCTGCTTGCTCAATGCTTAGCGGGAGATTTAGAAAATAACGATTTATCTCTTTGGAGTACTTATTTGGACTATGTGCGCAGGAAAAATAACCTAATCACTGGTGGCCAAGAGGCGCGTGCGGTAGTCATCAAAGCTTTTAAACTTGTGATGGATAAATGCGCTACTTTTGAACCCAAGGCATCAAGCTTTTGGAATGACTATTTGGGATTTTTACACCAATGGAAACCAATGAATAAGTGGGAAGAGCAGCAAAGATTAGATATGATCAGAGAGGTGTATAAGAAGATGTTATGCGTACCGTTCGATAAGTTGGAAAAAATGTGGAACCAATACACTCTTTGGGAACAAGAAACCAACACTTTAACAGCAAGGAAATTTATTGGTGAATTGTCTGCCGATTATATGAAAGCTCGTTCTATATATCAAGAACTTCTAAACGTCACTGCGAATATAAGAAGAACGAGTCCGCTAAACTTAAGAACAGCcaacaaaaataacatCCCCCAGTATGTACTACCTTGTAAGAAAAACGACCACACTCAACTGGAGGCATGGCTCAAATGGATTGCTTGggagaaagaaaacaagtTAGAATTAACTGAAGATGCCCTAAAGGACAGGGTTACATATGTATACAAACAGGCCATTCAACAACTATTATTTGAACCCGAAATATGGTATGATTATGTTATGTATGAGTTTGATAATGATGCTGCAAGAAAGAATATCTTGAAAGTTGCATTGCAAGCTAACCCTACTTCCCCAACTTTAACCTTCAAATTGGCCGAGTGCTatgaagttgaaaataaatcaGAAGAGGTCCAAAATTGTTTCGAAAAAACGATCGATGAATTGTTGAGGCAATACAAAAATGACAATGGCAATGATGAATTAAGCAGCGATATAATAtgggaaagaaaaacattaacttatatttattgtatCTATATGAATACTATGAAAAGATTATCTGGTTTATCAGCCGCTAGAGCTGTTTTTGGAAAATGCagaaagttgaaaaagGCTATGACACATGATATATATGTTGAAAATGCTTACTTGGagtttcaaaatcaaaatgaCCACAAAACAGCTTCCAAAGTCTTAGAATTAGGTTTGAAGTACTTTGGCGATGATGGTGAGTACATTAATAAATACATGGACTTTTTGTCTCTTTTAAACAGAGGATCCCAAATGAAAACCCTGTTCGAAacatcaattgaaaaagtaGAGGACTTGAGACagttaaagaaaatatacGTAAAAATGATTGGCTATGAATCCAAATATGGGAATCTAAATAATGTTTATCAACTGGAAAAAAGATTTTTTGAGAAGTTTCCTGATACCGACTTAATCCAATTATTTTCAACCCGGTATAAGATCCAAGATGacaacaaaatcaaaaatctAGAATTAACATACAAATTACCAGACATAATTTCATCTGATGGTGACCCTTCCGGAGTAGACAAATCATTCAAGAAGAGACAAATTGAGAATGATGAAAATTTACCTGACTCTAAAAGGCAAAAATCTCAACCCCTCCTACCTAAGGAAATCCTCGACATATTGGCGGTACTTCCGAAAAAgcaatatttcaaaaatgctTTTCTCGACCCAAGCAATCTTGTTAATTACTTGAATGAACAGGTAAAGCTAGCCGATGAGGAAAATTGA
- the ARG7 gene encoding glutamate N-acetyltransferase (CAGL0F06501g~Ortholog(s) have acetyl-CoA:L-glutamate N-acetyltransferase activity, glutamate N-acetyltransferase activity, role in ornithine biosynthetic process and mitochondrial matrix localization), producing the protein MEVNSSELESSSAIESHQTDKMKISKTLLQHGRKVIDKYNLYVPTEGVFPKGYKVGSIASGVKKNGNLDLGVLVNTNTSRPSSAAAVFTTNKFKAAPVLTSKKVLESTQGNGINAIVVNSGCANAVTGELGMQDAQEMIDLVNRKIGKPNSTLVMSTGVIGQRLQMDKISAGIKNIFDNNALGNDFKSWLNIAKSINTTDTFPKLVSRQFELLNGQKYTLVGMAKGAGMICPNMATLLGYFVTDLPIASSALQKILRFATDRSFNCISVDGDMSTNDTICMIANGAVETDEITESSEEYEQVKSQVTEFAKTLAQLVVRDGEGSTKFVTVNVQNSLTFEDAKIIAESISNSMLVKTALYGQDANWGRILCAIGYAKLDNLKSLNTDSISVSFIATDNSEPRELKLVENGVPQLDVDEERAAQILALDDLEVLVDLKTGNESAQFWTCDLSHEYVTINGDYRS; encoded by the coding sequence ATGGAAGTTAACTCTTCTGAATTGGAATCATCAAGCGCCATTGAAAGTCATCAAACCGACAAGATGAAGATCTCTAAAACGCTGCTACAGCATGGTAGAAAAGTAATTGATAAGTACAACCTATATGTTCCCACGGAAGGTGTCTTCCCTAAGGGCTACAAAGTTGGCTCAATTGCGTCCGGTGTTAAGAAGAATGGTAACCTTGATCTGGGTGTGTTAGTTAATACTAATACTTCGAGACCATCTTCCGCAGCTGCTGTTTTTACAACTAATAAATTTAAAGCTGCTCCAGTGTTGACTTCTAAAAAGGTATTGGAAAGTACTCAAGGCAATGGTATCAATGCGATTGTTGTCAATTCGGGATGTGCTAATGCTGTCACTGGAGAATTGGGTATGCAAGACGCCCAAGAAATGATCGATTTGGTTAACAGAAAGATTGGAAAACCGAACAGTACACTGGTTATGTCTACTGGTGTTATTGGACAGAGACTGCAAATGGATAAAATTTCTGCTGGGATAAAAAAcatatttgataataatgcTCTGGGAAATGACTTCAAGTCGTGGCTAAACATTGCTAAGTCCATTAATACTACAGATACTTTTCCAAAACTAGTGTCAAGACAATTTGAGCTTTTAAATGGGCAAAAGTACACTTTAGTAGGTATGGCTAAAGGTGCAGGTATGATTTGTCCCAACATGGCCACTTTGCTTGGTTACTTTGTAACAGATTTGCCTATTGCATCTTCGGCATTACAGAAAATCTTGCGTTTTGCTACCGACCGTTCTTTCAATTGTATTTCTGTTGATGGAGATATGAGTACTAATGATACCATTTGCATGATTGCTAATGGTGCTGTGGAAACTGACGAAATTACTGAAAGTTCTGAAGAATACGAACAAGTGAAATCTCAAGTTACTGAATTCGCAAAGACATTAGCTCAATTGGTAGTAAGAGATGGTGAGGGATCTACTAAATTTGTTACTGTGAATGTTCAAAACTCATTAACTTTTGAAGATGCCAAGATTATTGCCGAATCTATATCTAACTCCATGCTAGTTAAGACGGCATTGTATGGACAGGACGCCAACTGGGGCAGAATTTTGTGTGCCATTGGTTATGCTAAGCTAGACAACTTGAAATCATTGAATACAGACTCAATTTCAGTGTCTTTCATTGCTACCGACAATTCTGAACCAAGAGAGTTGAAGTTGGTGGAAAATGGTGTTCCTCAATTGgatgttgatgaagaaagagCTGCACAAATCCTAGCTCTTGATGACCTAGAAGTCCTGGTTGATTTAAAGACCGGTAACGAATCAGCTCAATTTTGGACTTGTGATCTATCTCATGAATATGTTACTATAAATGGTGACTATAGATCATAG
- the DHR2 gene encoding RNA helicase (CAGL0F06523g~Ortholog(s) have nucleolus localization), whose protein sequence is MRTFSGARDGHNKKSQRERVSPFKINNVSTKSHYKDAGMHKKNGKVNGGPIKHNGKIGREVKFGDEEDEDDEDSYDDNRMMNKADLKKKAQELLRIRSTLPVYSNRDEIMPYLLENQVTILIGETGSGKSTQIPQFLLEDLYKQNKRGSIAVTQPRRVAAISLATRVAQEFGSRVSDKVGYSVRFDNATSERTRLKYLTDGMLLRELMMNKDLKEYSVIIIDEAHERTVLTDLILGLLKTLITTTRKDLKVIVMSATLQAEAFSNFFDKAPILFVEGRKFNVTQYYLKAPSDDIIDCAINCCVQINQGEQLGDILCFLPGQEEIDKAVTIMNKIAPVIAKETSVPLMLAYPLYAALSPAQQASVFNPVKGFKRKVVFSTNIAETSVTISGVKFVVDSGLRKVKVWRHQLGLASLLTVPISQASAMQRTGRAGRESEGKSYRLFCEDDFSKLPKQTEPEIVRSDITSPVLMLKRYGVNDLVNWTWFENPGKEAIIQGLQELYHLKALDDSGKITNIGRKMALLPLLPHLSCVLIKASETDCINQVIDIISCLSVENLLLNPQPEQRDEVNEKRLSSCNAGKKYGDLIMAKELFDIYFYDLGNGSNATQERKEWCKDLCVSYRGFKNVLKIRSQLKSYCKKIFDNTHLKPDDDDEISGEQFKLNANEDEIKTILKCFLSGFSKNTAIGMPDRSYRTVTSGETISIHPSSLLFGNKQCPAIFYTEYVFTTKGYARNVSRIELSWLQDIVSSNATAMGRRSLKG, encoded by the coding sequence ATGAGAACATTTAGTGGTGCCAGAGATGGCCACAACAAGAAGAGTCAAAGAGAGCGGGTATCGCCTTTCAAGATAAACAATGTGAGTACCAAGTCACACTATAAGGATGCTGGTATGCATAAGAAAAACGGTAAAGTAAACGGTGGTCCAATTAAACATAATGGTAAAATTGGCCGTGAAGTTAAATTTGGTGATGAggaggatgaggatgatgagGATTCCTATGATGACAACAGAATGATGAATAAGGCTGActtaaagaagaaagcacAGGAATTGTTAAGAATTAGGAGTACATTACCTGTGTATAGCAATCGAGATGAGATCATGCCATACTTGCTAGAAAATCAGGTAACGATCCTTATTGGTGAGACTGGTTCTGGTAAATCTACCCAAATACCGCAGTTTTTGCTGGAAGATTTGtataaacaaaataaaagaggATCCATAGCAGTAACACAACCTCGTAGAGTAGCGGCTATTAGCTTGGCTACACGTGTGGCTCAGGAATTCGGTTCGAGGGTTTCTGATAAAGTAGGTTATTCTGTGCGTTTTGATAATGCTACAAGCGAAAGAACTAGGCTTAAGTATTTGACAGATGGTATGTTACTAAGAGAATTAATGATGAATAAGGATTTAAAAGAGTACAGTGTTATAATAATTGATGAAGCACATGAGAGAACTGTGCTTACTGATTTGATACTGGGTTTACTGAAGACCCTAATTACAACTACCAGAAAAGATTTGAAAGTCATAGTTATGTCAGCTACACTTCAAGCTGAGGCCTTTAGTAACTTTTTTGATAAGGCTCCAATCCTCTTTGTAGAGGGAAGAAAGTTTAATGTCACGCAATATTATCTAAAAGCACCATCTGATGATATAATAGATTGTGCCATAAATTGCTGTGTTCAGATAAATCAAGGTGAGCAATTAGGAGATATATTGTGTTTCCTTCCTGGTCAAGAAGAGATTGACAAGGCAGTTACGATCATGAATAAAATAGCTCCTGTAATAGCAAAAGAGACATCCGTTCCGTTGATGTTGGCATATCCTCTATATGCAGCTCTTTCTCCTGCACAACAAGCATCTGTTTTCAATCCAGTGAAAGGTTTTAAGAGAAAGGTTGTATTCAGTACTAACATAGCTGAAACATCTGTTACCATTTCAGGTGTGAAATTTGTAGTTGATTCAGGGTTACGAAAAGTTAAAGTTTGGCGTCATCAGTTAGGATTAGCTTCCTTGCTAACAGTTCCAATCTCACAAGCGAGTGCCATGCAAAGAACTGGTCGTGCTGGTAGAGAATCTGAAGGTAAGTCATACAGACTATTTTGTGAAGATGACTTCAGTAAACTACCGAAGCAGACAGAGCCTGAAATTGTTAGGAGTGACATTACTTCTCCAGTGTTAATGTTGAAAAGATATGGTGTTAATGACTTGGTGAATTGGACATGGTTTGAAAACCCTGGTAAGGAAGCCATCATCCAAGGTTTACAAGAGCTATATCACTTGAAAGCATTAGATGATAGCGGAAAAATAACCAACATTGGTCGGAAAATGGCCCTGTTACCATTACTTCCTCATTTGAGTTGTGTGCTAATAAAAGCTTCTGAAACAGATTGCATTAACCAAGTTATAGATATTATATCATGTCTAAGTGTCGaaaatcttcttctaaaTCCACAACCAGAGCAAAGAGATGAAGTCAATGAGAAACGGTTATCTAGTTGTAATGCTGGGAAGAAATACGGTGATTTGATTATGGCCAAAGAGCTTTTcgatatatatttctatgATTTAGGCAATGGGTCTAATGCTACACAAGAGCGTAAGGAGTGGTGTAAGGATCTATGTGTCTCTTACAGAGGATTCAAGAATGTTTTAAAAATCAGAAGCCAATTAAAGTCATACTGTAAAAAGATATTTGATAACACACATCTGAAAccagatgatgatgatgaaatttcTGGCGAACAATTCAAATTGAATGctaatgaagatgaaataaaaactatttTAAAATGTTTCCTGTCTGGATTTAGCAAAAATACGGCCATTGGTATGCCAGATAGATCGTATAGAACTGTTACTTCGGGTGAGACAATCAGCATCCATCCTTCATCTTTGTTATTCGGAAACAAACAATGTCCAGCCATCTTTTACACAGAATATGTGTTCACCACGAAGGGTTACGCAAGAAATGTCAGTAGAATTGAATTATCCTGGCTACAAGATATAGTTTCATCGAATGCCACCGCCATGGGGAGAAGATCCTTGAAAGGTTAG
- the RIM9 gene encoding Rim9p (CAGL0F06545g~Ortholog(s) have role in ascospore formation, cellular response to alkaline pH, cellular response to lithium ion, cellular response to neutral pH, cellular response to starvation and exocytosis, more) gives MHLFDLRTLLAILVSICVVFQAFPLATVPLNKNLILGQYMGYHFGVFGWCFVDKGVTIACHCKFRPDSIETYKYTDQLLFPSLYKVTISTLLVVHPVSFAFTCILWIMALIIRLSRFGRCPIFILSAATWSLAAFLLALLSALVDLLLFVNKLKWPGWLVLASVPLMAICCSWLWSLRRQVSAIFYERKAYATQTYSRFDSMELSHIDTKFSDDQSIYETYTLERVPYSKNEAIEEPALTYYTSSS, from the coding sequence ATGCATCTGTTTGATCTGCGGACTTTGCTGGCTATACTAGTAAGTATTTGTGTCGTCTTTCAAGCATTCCCACTTGCTACTGTCCCCTTGAACAAGAACTTGATATTAGGACAATATATGGGCTACCATTTTGGTGTATTTGGATGGTGTTTTGTTGACAAGGGAGTCACCATAGCCTGCCATTGTAAGTTCAGACCAGACTCGATAGAGACCTATAAGTATACCGATCAACTACTGTTCCCATCATTGTACAAAGTAACTATATCAACGTTGCTCGTTGTACACCCTGTGTCATTCGCATTCACTTGCATATTGTGGATCATGGCTTTAATAATAAGACTTTCAAGATTTGGGAGGTGTCCTATATTCATACTGAGCGCAGCGACTTGGTCGTTAGCGGCATTTCTATTGGCATTGCTTTCAGCTTTAGTCGATCTACTTTTATTTGTCAATAAACTTAAATGGCCAGGTTGGCTGGTGCTTGCCTCAGTACCTCTCATGGCTATCTGTTGTTCATGGTTGTGGTCACTAAGAAGGCAAGTCTCAGCCATATTTTATGAACGTAAAGCATACGCAACTCAGACATACTCAAGATTTGACAGTATGGAACTTTCACACATTGATACAAAATTCTCAGATGATCAATCTATTTATGAGACTTATACCTTGGAAAGAGTTCCCTACTCTAAAAATGAGGCGATTGAAGAACCAGCATTAACGTATTAtacctcttcttcataa
- the AEP1 gene encoding Aep1p (CAGL0F06567g~Ortholog(s) have translation regulator activity, role in regulation of translation and mitochondrion localization) yields MSTSGTTKGIPIPLNIFKRKSIPFGRISRVTPKPEQLLHPFYRPGNVSSLGLCMKEGKPALLDSKSIIPSIVQNSKTGNPVLANCSLAFSSVQGVSTWLKQYENLRETRTTPFSTIPFPDLNRYLTSLPKSKVEIIEKAYTNLINNDGSHISKGIILELVHELSSDFELAVFSENILIFFLNDKVSKRSELACVLEAAFDLLDTHIDQPKTIYKFLMAFFAKYFEVPVQTDTDLNTLMVKLLMKLENKFHLESMYSKMVPELTEALFSFYTREGNLHEANIAINDLIKKGFIPKSEDIENYLTLINTKYPGHNSQDYMWRLFHIAHFEGLIQSSDHPNLLKFLVQNCRHREEIETVFTIVAKNKNSKILLEHLTAPVIDSISNMKMHRVPKSSLLSDYYKMMKFAFNNELSHQLKLLLLQGYITFGNFSMSAKIIEDNHLNLTVDIANKLIKIIKHNNKLFKGIDCPGFSEEALALFLECYIKPFEDELNQHSKKWLIRQQHYCK; encoded by the coding sequence ATGAGTACTAGTGGAACTACAAAAGGCATACCAATCCCTctgaatattttcaaaagaaagtCTATACCTTTTGGAAGAATATCTCGCGTTACACCGAAGCCTGAACAATTATTACATCCATTTTATAGACCGGGAAATGTGTCATCATTGGGGCTATGCATGAAGGAAGGGAAACCAGCATTACTAGACTCCAAATCCATTATACCCAGTATTGTGCAAAACTCAAAAACTGGGAATCCTGTTCTGGCTAATTGTTCTCTAGCTTTTTCTTCGGTGCAAGGAGTCTCGACATGGTTAAAACAATATGAAAACTTAAGAGAAACCAGAACAACACCATTTTCAACAATACCGTTTCCAGATTTGAACAGATATTTAACCTCGTTACCTAAATCAAAGGTTGAAATCATAGAAAAGGCATACACAAACCTAATCAATAATGATGGCAGCCATATCAGCAAAGGTATTATTTTAGAACTAGTTCATGAACTCAGTTCTGACTTCGAGTTGGCAGTTTTTTCtgagaatatattaatattttttttgaatgatAAAGTCTCAAAACGAAGTGAATTGGCTTGTGTACTTGAAGCAGCATTTGACCTCCTTGATACGCACATCGATCAACCCAAAACGATCTATAAATTTTTGATGGCCTTCTTTGCCAAGTATTTTGAAGTACCAGTTCAGACAGACACAGACTTAAATACATTGATGGTGAAGCTACTGATGAAACTGGAAAATAAATTTCACTTGGAATCTATGTATTCAAAAATGGTCCCTGAACTGACAGAAGCCCTATTTTCATTCTATACAAGAGAAGGTAACCTTCATGAAGCGAACATTGCCATTAATGATCTCATAAAAAAAGGATTTATACCTAAATCTGAAGATATTGAGAACTATCTTACATTAATAAATACCAAATATCCTGGGCACAACTCTCAAGATTACATGTGGCGGTTATTCCATATTGCACACTTCGAAGGTCTAATACAGTCTTCTGACCACCCTAATTTGTTAAAGTTTTTGGTTCAAAACTGCCGTCACCGCgaggaaattgaaacagTTTTTACCATTGTtgccaaaaataaaaattcaaagatattGCTAGAACATTTAACAGCACCTGTAATTGACAGTATAAGTAATATGAAAATGCACCGGGTACCGAAGAGTAGTTTATTATCTGATTACTATAAGATGATGAAGTTTGCATTTAATAATGAGTTATCCCATCAACTCAAACTACTACTTCTACAAGGCTATATTACGTTTGGGAATTTTTCCATGTCTGCAAAAATAATTGAGGATAACCATTTAAATCTAACAGTTGATATAGCAAACAAATTaatcaaaattatcaaacATAACAACAAATTATTTAAAGGAATAGATTGCCCTGGGTTTAGTGAGGAGGCCTTAGCACTATTTTTAGAATGTTACATTAAACCATTTGAAGACGAATTAAATCAACATTCTAAAAAATGGCTAATAAGGCAGCAACACTactgtaaataa